The Aquidulcibacter paucihalophilus genome has a window encoding:
- the rsmH gene encoding 16S rRNA (cytosine(1402)-N(4))-methyltransferase RsmH — MTSPHAPVLLAEVIEALAPQSGDVIIDATFGAGGYTRAILATGATVIALDRDPTVQPHADAVANDYPGRFRLVRTPFSGLAEAFADSGEARLDGVVFDIGVSSMQLDQAERGFSFMRDGPLDMRMGDEGETAADIVNGWDHGPMAHIFKLYGDERQSGRVATAILRRRVEQPFERTLDLAAVVEKALGGRRGAPIHPATRVFQALRIAVNDELGQLRQGLEAAEAALSPGGRLVVVTFHSLEDRIVKAFLTERTGNAPGGSRHAPVAIETRKPSFTLSFKGAREAGDAERADNPRARSAKLRAAIRTDAAPWGRVAA, encoded by the coding sequence ATGACCTCGCCCCATGCCCCCGTCCTGCTGGCCGAAGTGATCGAGGCCCTGGCCCCGCAGTCCGGCGACGTCATCATCGACGCCACCTTCGGTGCCGGCGGCTACACCCGCGCCATCCTGGCGACCGGGGCGACGGTCATCGCCCTCGATCGTGATCCGACGGTGCAGCCGCATGCCGACGCGGTCGCCAACGACTATCCCGGCCGGTTCCGGCTGGTGCGCACACCGTTCTCGGGCCTGGCCGAAGCCTTCGCCGACAGCGGTGAGGCGCGGCTGGACGGAGTGGTGTTCGACATCGGCGTATCGTCGATGCAGCTGGACCAGGCCGAGCGCGGCTTCTCCTTCATGCGCGACGGTCCGCTGGATATGCGGATGGGCGATGAGGGCGAAACCGCCGCCGACATCGTCAACGGCTGGGACCACGGGCCGATGGCCCATATCTTCAAACTGTACGGCGACGAGCGCCAGTCGGGCCGCGTCGCTACCGCCATCCTGCGTCGCCGGGTGGAACAGCCGTTCGAGCGCACGCTCGATCTCGCTGCCGTGGTCGAAAAGGCGCTGGGCGGCCGTCGCGGCGCGCCGATCCATCCGGCTACGCGCGTGTTCCAGGCCCTGCGCATCGCCGTGAACGACGAACTGGGCCAGCTGCGTCAGGGACTGGAGGCCGCCGAGGCTGCCCTGTCGCCGGGCGGACGTCTGGTGGTGGTCACCTTCCATTCGCTGGAGGACCGGATCGTCAAGGCCTTCCTGACCGAGCGGACCGGCAACGCCCCCGGTGGCTCGCGTCACGCCCCGGTGGCGATCGAGACCCGCAAGCCCAGCTTCACCCTGTCGTTCAAGGGTGCGCGCGAGGCCGGCGACGCCGAGCGGGCTGACAACCCCCGCGCCCGGTCCGCCAAGCTGCGCGCGGCCATCCGCACCGACGCCGCCCCATGGGGGAGGGTTGCCGCATGA
- a CDS encoding division/cell wall cluster transcriptional repressor MraZ: MFLSTYEKQLDGKRRLLIPQEFRTADNGAEHGVFCFFALADDCLEAGGDRLMAEYVARIEALPFGSDKRTALEETFYAGQRPLSYDGGGRITLPESLCQDAGLGEDVVIVGLGPRFQIWDRARWNARKDARRALARQVMNGEGA; this comes from the coding sequence GTGTTTCTCTCGACCTACGAGAAACAATTGGACGGCAAGCGGCGCCTGCTGATCCCGCAGGAGTTCCGCACCGCCGACAATGGCGCCGAGCACGGTGTCTTCTGCTTCTTTGCTCTCGCTGACGATTGCCTCGAGGCCGGCGGTGACCGGCTGATGGCCGAATATGTCGCCCGGATCGAGGCCCTGCCGTTCGGCAGTGACAAGCGCACCGCCCTTGAAGAGACCTTCTACGCTGGCCAGCGCCCCCTGTCGTACGACGGTGGCGGCCGCATCACCCTGCCGGAAAGCCTGTGCCAGGACGCCGGTCTGGGCGAGGATGTGGTCATCGTCGGCCTCGGGCCGCGCTTCCAGATCTGGGACCGCGCACGCTGGAACGCCCGCAAGGATGCCCGCCGGGCCCTGGCGCGGCAGGTCATGAACGGGGAGGGCGCATGA
- a CDS encoding N-acetylmuramoyl-L-alanine amidase, giving the protein MLTVKDLPSPNFDARRGPPDMLVLHYTGMRTADEAVARLRDAEAKVSAHYVVDEDGSILRLVAEERRAWHAGKGAWQGETDCNAASIGIEIVNPGHEFGYRDFPDAQIDAVISLVSDIRSRWTIPDARIIGHSDLAPERKQDPGERFPWKRLASVGHGLWFEPAPERIAALGVPLAVGDEGLGVIVLRAGLHRLGYALTPGGSYDEATRLTVEAFQRHWRPGQVDGVADGETRATLMGVLQLATAESVTGVLN; this is encoded by the coding sequence GTGCTGACCGTGAAGGACCTTCCGTCCCCCAATTTCGACGCCCGCCGCGGCCCGCCCGATATGCTGGTGCTGCACTATACCGGCATGCGCACCGCCGATGAGGCCGTCGCCCGCCTGCGCGACGCCGAGGCGAAGGTCTCGGCCCACTATGTCGTCGATGAGGACGGATCCATCCTGCGGCTGGTGGCCGAGGAGCGCCGCGCCTGGCATGCGGGCAAGGGGGCCTGGCAGGGCGAGACCGACTGCAACGCCGCCTCCATCGGCATCGAGATCGTCAATCCGGGCCATGAGTTCGGCTATCGCGACTTCCCGGATGCCCAGATCGACGCGGTGATCAGCCTGGTCAGCGACATCCGCAGCCGCTGGACCATTCCCGACGCCCGCATCATCGGCCATTCGGACCTGGCGCCGGAGCGGAAACAGGATCCCGGCGAGCGCTTCCCGTGGAAGCGGCTGGCCTCGGTCGGTCACGGCCTCTGGTTCGAGCCGGCACCCGAGCGGATCGCGGCCCTGGGCGTTCCCCTGGCCGTCGGCGACGAAGGGCTGGGCGTCATCGTCCTGCGCGCCGGCCTGCACCGGCTCGGTTACGCCCTGACCCCCGGCGGTTCCTACGACGAGGCGACCCGCCTGACCGTCGAGGCCTTCCAGCGCCACTGGCGGCCGGGACAGGTGGACGGCGTGGCCGACGGCGAGACGCGCGCGACACTCATGGGCGTGCTCCAGCTGGCGACGGCGGAGAGCGTGACCGGGGTGTTGAACTAG
- the sppA gene encoding signal peptide peptidase SppA has translation MKQFFLTMLGVFAGLLAFFLIGIVILFGFIGAAISSASSSEPAPHNTVLELDLREGVTDQAPNNPFAIFGGSGLSTLQIVDTLAQAGEDDRVKVLLVRLPEAGITPAAADEIRQAIRRFRASGKVVIAHSQGFQPVGATVSSYMIGASASELWMQNTAAFQMTGFSAESVFLGRAFDRYGVNAEFEQRYEYKNAVNEYTESDYTPAHREAMTAWMTSIYTSALANAAQDRRMTPAAMRTTIEAGPYSSAQALQRRLIDKIGQVEEAEAEAKRRAGRNAGIMEFADYAAAQGSRDGSGRNAIAIVGGEGAIMTGTGGSADPFGGGSSIMSDDLAEALYAAIEDDSVKAIVFRVSSPGGSPEASEQILAAVRAAKAAGKPVVVSMGDYAASGGYWISSEASWIVAQPSTLTGSIGVYGGKFVLADALGRFGVDMRNLSVGGDYAESFSPAQDFSPAQRAAFAAQIDRTYEEFIARVAAGRRLPPARVREIARGRVWTGAQARQIGLVDQLGGLEEAVAKARELARIPTGDSVRFKRYPEARSPFEALSQAFGVSGEAARVLVGIGGVMNDPVAEATVRRIQTDRARGAGASVLADQPY, from the coding sequence ATGAAGCAGTTTTTCCTGACCATGCTCGGCGTTTTCGCCGGTCTGCTGGCCTTCTTCCTGATCGGCATCGTGATCCTGTTCGGATTCATCGGCGCGGCGATCAGCTCGGCCTCCTCCTCGGAGCCGGCACCGCATAACACGGTGCTGGAACTGGACCTGCGCGAAGGCGTCACGGACCAGGCCCCGAACAATCCGTTCGCCATCTTCGGCGGCTCGGGTCTGTCCACGCTGCAGATCGTCGACACCCTGGCCCAGGCCGGGGAAGACGACCGGGTCAAGGTTCTGCTGGTCCGCCTGCCGGAGGCTGGCATCACGCCCGCCGCGGCCGACGAGATCCGCCAGGCGATTCGCCGCTTCCGCGCCTCGGGCAAGGTCGTCATCGCACACAGCCAGGGCTTCCAGCCGGTCGGGGCGACGGTTTCCAGCTATATGATCGGCGCTTCGGCCTCCGAACTGTGGATGCAGAACACTGCCGCCTTCCAGATGACCGGCTTCTCGGCCGAAAGCGTCTTCCTGGGGCGGGCCTTCGACAGGTACGGCGTCAACGCCGAGTTCGAGCAGCGCTACGAGTACAAGAACGCCGTCAACGAATACACCGAGAGCGACTACACCCCGGCGCACCGCGAGGCGATGACGGCGTGGATGACGTCGATCTACACCTCGGCCCTGGCCAATGCGGCGCAGGACCGGCGGATGACCCCGGCGGCAATGCGCACGACTATCGAGGCCGGTCCGTATTCGTCGGCCCAGGCGCTGCAACGGCGTCTGATCGACAAGATCGGCCAGGTTGAAGAGGCCGAGGCCGAGGCGAAGCGCCGGGCCGGCCGCAACGCCGGGATCATGGAATTCGCCGACTACGCCGCGGCGCAGGGTTCGCGCGACGGCTCCGGCCGCAACGCCATCGCCATCGTCGGCGGCGAAGGCGCGATCATGACCGGCACGGGCGGCAGCGCCGACCCGTTCGGCGGCGGTTCCTCAATCATGTCGGACGATCTGGCCGAGGCCCTTTACGCCGCCATCGAGGACGACAGCGTCAAGGCCATTGTCTTCCGTGTCTCCTCACCGGGCGGTTCGCCGGAAGCGTCCGAGCAGATCCTGGCGGCGGTGCGCGCGGCCAAGGCGGCGGGCAAGCCGGTGGTGGTGTCGATGGGCGACTATGCCGCCTCGGGCGGCTACTGGATCAGCTCGGAAGCCAGCTGGATCGTGGCCCAGCCCTCGACCCTGACCGGCTCGATCGGCGTCTATGGCGGCAAGTTCGTGCTGGCCGATGCGCTCGGCCGGTTCGGTGTCGACATGCGCAACCTGTCGGTCGGCGGCGACTATGCCGAGTCCTTCTCGCCGGCGCAGGACTTCAGCCCGGCGCAGCGCGCAGCCTTCGCGGCCCAGATCGACCGCACCTATGAAGAGTTCATCGCCCGCGTCGCGGCCGGCCGTCGCCTGCCGCCCGCCCGGGTGCGCGAGATCGCACGCGGCCGCGTCTGGACCGGTGCCCAGGCCCGTCAGATCGGCCTCGTCGATCAGCTGGGCGGACTGGAAGAGGCCGTCGCCAAGGCCCGCGAACTGGCCCGTATCCCGACCGGGGATTCGGTGCGGTTCAAACGCTATCCGGAAGCCCGGTCGCCGTTCGAGGCCCTGTCGCAGGCGTTCGGCGTCTCGGGCGAGGCGGCGCGGGTGCTGGTCGGGATCGGCGGGGTCATGAACGACCCCGTCGCCGAGGCGACCGTTCGCCGCATCCAGACCGACCGGGCCCGGGGCGCGGGCGCTTCCGTGCTCGCCGACCAGCCTTACTGA
- a CDS encoding aspartate 1-decarboxylase has protein sequence MLVTLMKAKLHRATVTQADLDYEGSIAIDADLLDAAGIFPHEQVDVLNITNGARFTTYAIEAPRGSKVIGVNGAAARLVQKNDKVIVVTYGQMPEEEARQWSPTVVLLDDRNEIKRAA, from the coding sequence ATGCTGGTCACCCTGATGAAGGCCAAGCTGCACCGCGCGACGGTGACCCAGGCCGACCTCGACTATGAGGGCTCGATCGCCATCGACGCCGACCTGCTCGACGCTGCGGGCATCTTTCCGCACGAACAGGTCGATGTGCTGAACATCACCAATGGCGCGCGCTTCACCACCTACGCCATCGAGGCTCCGCGGGGATCCAAGGTCATCGGCGTCAACGGTGCCGCCGCCCGACTGGTCCAGAAGAACGACAAGGTCATCGTCGTGACCTATGGCCAGATGCCGGAAGAAGAAGCCCGCCAGTGGTCACCGACCGTGGTGCTGCTGGACGACCGCAACGAGATCAAGCGCGCCGCTTGA
- a CDS encoding SIMPL domain-containing protein: MKTLACIAVAATALAAPAAAQDSFANRPTIVVTGNGRASAQPDTFTVDASVRGRGATQNEALRSLAEAQGRLIEAWPKLEGLARGRVTTGNIALDTLHDPECEQNARRDEECPVLAWFATSELKLEGMPAERAGDAISLASELGATTARLDDYSLSSPEALRAEANRAAFADAQVQAERLSQASGRRLVGILRIQDPSAPRYGDNVGEAMDIDEVVVTGSRIRQAVSIAVAPEPVETTARVIVVFEIE; the protein is encoded by the coding sequence ATGAAGACGCTCGCATGCATCGCCGTCGCCGCGACCGCACTCGCCGCGCCCGCGGCGGCACAGGACAGTTTCGCCAATCGCCCGACCATCGTGGTGACCGGGAACGGGCGCGCGTCTGCCCAGCCGGACACCTTCACCGTCGACGCCAGCGTGCGGGGACGCGGGGCGACCCAAAACGAAGCGCTTCGCTCGCTGGCCGAGGCCCAGGGACGCCTTATCGAGGCCTGGCCGAAGCTTGAGGGCCTTGCGCGCGGACGCGTGACCACGGGCAACATCGCCCTCGATACACTCCATGATCCCGAGTGCGAGCAGAACGCCCGGCGGGACGAGGAGTGTCCGGTCCTCGCGTGGTTCGCGACGTCGGAACTCAAGCTGGAAGGCATGCCCGCCGAACGGGCGGGCGACGCGATCTCGCTGGCCTCCGAGCTCGGGGCCACGACGGCGCGGCTGGATGACTACAGCCTGTCCAGCCCCGAGGCGTTGCGAGCGGAGGCCAATCGAGCGGCGTTCGCAGACGCGCAGGTTCAGGCCGAGAGGCTTTCGCAGGCCTCAGGACGTCGACTGGTCGGCATCCTGCGCATTCAGGATCCATCGGCCCCGCGCTATGGCGACAACGTGGGCGAAGCCATGGATATCGATGAGGTTGTGGTAACGGGCAGCCGCATCCGACAGGCCGTGTCCATCGCGGTCGCGCCTGAGCCCGTTGAGACCACGGCCCGGGTCATTGTCGTCTTCGAGATAGAGTGA
- a CDS encoding SIMPL domain-containing protein has product MTRNTRALMLGGALMAAVAMSAPAAMAQSQPEGGAPMMVHAMASQPALNLSAYGEVRIAPDMATISFGVVTEATTAAEAMQMNATRMNQVMAALRRAGIEARDVQTSGLNLSAQYDYVQNEPPRLRGYQASNQVTVIINDLTKVGTTADAVVAAGVNQINGIGFGLKDPSAAENQARQIAVRNLQAKASLYAQALGVQLGGIRSLTEGGGYSPQPQVMFARAEMAMDSGGSTPVAAGQLTVRIDITGVYDLNR; this is encoded by the coding sequence ATGACCCGCAACACCCGCGCCCTGATGCTCGGCGGTGCCCTGATGGCCGCCGTCGCGATGAGCGCCCCGGCCGCCATGGCCCAGTCGCAGCCCGAGGGCGGCGCGCCGATGATGGTCCACGCCATGGCCAGCCAGCCCGCCCTGAACCTGTCGGCCTATGGCGAGGTCAGGATCGCGCCGGACATGGCCACCATCAGCTTCGGCGTGGTCACCGAAGCGACCACCGCCGCCGAGGCGATGCAGATGAACGCCACGCGGATGAACCAGGTCATGGCCGCCCTGCGCCGCGCCGGGATCGAGGCGCGCGACGTCCAGACGTCCGGCCTGAACCTGTCGGCCCAGTATGACTACGTCCAGAACGAGCCGCCGCGGCTGCGGGGCTATCAGGCCTCCAACCAGGTGACCGTGATCATCAATGATCTGACCAAGGTCGGGACGACGGCCGACGCCGTGGTCGCGGCGGGCGTCAACCAGATCAACGGCATCGGCTTCGGCCTGAAAGACCCGTCGGCGGCCGAAAACCAGGCCCGGCAGATCGCCGTGCGCAATCTGCAGGCCAAGGCTTCGCTCTACGCCCAGGCGCTGGGCGTGCAACTGGGCGGCATCCGCTCGCTGACGGAAGGCGGCGGCTATTCGCCCCAGCCGCAGGTCATGTTCGCCCGCGCAGAGATGGCCATGGATTCGGGCGGCTCGACGCCGGTCGCGGCCGGCCAACTGACGGTGCGGATCGACATCACGGGCGTGTACGATCTGAACCGCTGA
- a CDS encoding tetratricopeptide repeat protein — MSEGRSNQEGGSRFGRGRGPVAIAAVAGVLALTAVGMVSCGNSGGNGVQFWQRNDAASNACPRPASLTGSEFNAQETGLRALRRAAFRGDFFAQLELGGRYAAIRATDKNIEDPIESATWYAMALANNEGYAPINRVDRGGFGGWRPLSKYDDCRAWERHTAYQKLDRQLGQMTREEQEAVRDRVIYVLSTQDAYGYRTLARLHDGLYGPFGEPEDNREAREAWGRNPGGNSRDRNRRGYYAATNLFQRNDVDAYLYNYLAVQTGDVGAYVLLRDFERSAPSRDTYQRFVETKARQWTPPFEFYPNTAPQSGVPFSDESRPRGDAYEYALGRMGTELPFLHVGRAMRYLGVSETVALRPEDLSKRQVETLEAMLGHPMEGRLSHLERVRAIQLAAINGSSEAQLVLAVMYAEGVGLPADYARAFKWFEEAARQGSPEAKFAMSSYFALGVAGVADQDKAQAVALRIDSALSGFGPSAGRLQAVLAQVSRSQQRR; from the coding sequence ATGAGCGAGGGTCGATCCAACCAGGAAGGCGGCTCCCGTTTCGGTCGGGGCCGCGGTCCCGTCGCCATCGCCGCGGTCGCGGGCGTGCTCGCGCTGACCGCTGTCGGCATGGTCTCGTGCGGCAACAGCGGCGGCAATGGCGTGCAGTTCTGGCAACGCAATGACGCCGCCTCCAACGCCTGCCCGCGCCCCGCGTCGCTGACCGGGTCCGAGTTCAACGCCCAGGAAACCGGCTTGCGGGCGCTGCGCCGCGCCGCCTTCCGTGGCGACTTCTTCGCCCAGCTCGAGCTGGGCGGGCGCTATGCCGCGATCCGGGCGACCGACAAGAACATCGAGGATCCGATCGAAAGCGCCACCTGGTACGCCATGGCGCTGGCCAACAACGAGGGCTACGCCCCGATCAACCGCGTCGACCGCGGCGGGTTCGGCGGCTGGCGGCCGCTGTCGAAATACGACGACTGCCGCGCCTGGGAACGTCACACGGCCTACCAGAAGCTGGACCGCCAGCTGGGCCAGATGACGCGCGAAGAGCAGGAGGCGGTCCGCGACCGCGTCATCTATGTGCTCTCGACCCAGGACGCCTACGGCTACCGCACCCTGGCGCGGCTGCACGACGGCCTGTACGGCCCGTTCGGTGAGCCCGAGGACAACCGCGAGGCCCGCGAGGCCTGGGGCCGCAACCCCGGCGGCAACAGCCGCGACCGCAACCGGCGCGGCTACTATGCGGCGACCAACCTGTTCCAGCGCAACGACGTCGACGCCTATCTGTACAACTACCTCGCAGTGCAGACCGGCGATGTCGGGGCCTATGTCCTGCTGAGGGATTTCGAGCGCTCCGCCCCGAGCCGCGACACCTATCAGCGGTTCGTCGAGACCAAGGCGCGGCAGTGGACGCCGCCCTTCGAATTCTACCCCAACACCGCGCCGCAGTCGGGTGTGCCCTTCTCGGACGAAAGCCGTCCGCGCGGCGACGCCTATGAATATGCTCTGGGCCGGATGGGCACCGAATTGCCGTTCCTGCACGTCGGCCGCGCCATGCGGTATCTCGGCGTCAGCGAAACGGTCGCCCTGCGGCCTGAGGACCTGTCCAAGCGTCAGGTCGAGACGCTGGAAGCCATGCTGGGCCATCCGATGGAGGGCCGGCTCTCACATCTGGAACGCGTCCGCGCCATCCAGCTGGCCGCCATCAACGGCTCGTCGGAAGCCCAGCTGGTGCTGGCGGTGATGTATGCCGAGGGTGTCGGCCTGCCCGCCGACTACGCCCGCGCCTTCAAATGGTTCGAGGAGGCCGCGCGTCAGGGCAGCCCCGAAGCCAAATTCGCCATGTCGAGCTATTTCGCGCTCGGCGTCGCGGGGGTGGCGGACCAGGACAAGGCCCAGGCCGTGGCCCTTCGAATCGACTCCGCCCTGTCCGGCTTCGGCCCCTCGGCCGGCCGCCTGCAGGCGGTGCTGGCCCAGGTCTCCCGTTCGCAGCAGCGCCGCTAA
- a CDS encoding GAF domain-containing protein, with translation MAYAARDDRPADKAARYAEVEAEILAVLDGEPNRTARMATVASMLADAFPVFFWTGFYVVDPDKTQELVVGPYQGTLGCLRIAFGRGVCGTAAQDRATQIVADVHAFPGHIACDSRSASEIVVPVFDASGALIAVFDVDATETSAFDALDAHALEGLMARVFG, from the coding sequence ATGGCCTATGCCGCCCGCGACGATCGACCCGCCGACAAGGCCGCCCGCTATGCCGAGGTCGAGGCCGAGATCCTGGCCGTCCTGGACGGCGAGCCCAACCGCACCGCGCGCATGGCCACCGTCGCCTCCATGCTGGCCGACGCCTTTCCCGTCTTCTTCTGGACCGGCTTCTACGTGGTCGACCCGGACAAGACCCAGGAACTGGTGGTCGGTCCCTACCAGGGCACCCTGGGCTGTCTGAGAATCGCCTTCGGCCGCGGCGTCTGCGGGACGGCGGCACAGGATCGCGCGACGCAGATCGTCGCCGACGTCCATGCCTTCCCCGGCCACATCGCCTGCGACAGCCGCTCGGCCAGCGAGATTGTGGTGCCGGTGTTCGACGCTTCGGGTGCGCTGATCGCCGTGTTTGATGTCGACGCGACCGAGACGTCCGCTTTTGACGCCTTGGACGCCCATGCGCTCGAAGGTTTGATGGCCCGGGTATTCGGCTGA
- a CDS encoding SDR family NAD(P)-dependent oxidoreductase, with protein sequence MSDRVIAITGGHGVLGRAVVEAALADGLRVAVIDHASGQSAPDGVLELGGVDLTDANAAKTAIDAVVAHFGRLDALLNIAGGFVWQTTDDAEPAWAKMFALNLTTALNASRAALPHLKASAEGRIVNVGANAALKSAAGMGAYAASKAGVHRLTESLAEELKDTSVTVNAVLPSILDTAQNRKDMPDADPTKWVAPSDLAHVMLFLAAPGSRAITGALIPVTGKV encoded by the coding sequence ATGTCTGATCGGGTGATCGCAATCACGGGCGGCCACGGCGTCCTGGGCCGGGCCGTGGTCGAGGCGGCCCTGGCCGACGGGCTGAGGGTCGCGGTCATCGACCATGCCTCGGGTCAGTCCGCGCCCGACGGCGTGCTCGAACTGGGCGGCGTCGACCTGACCGACGCGAACGCGGCGAAGACCGCCATCGACGCCGTGGTCGCGCATTTCGGCCGACTGGACGCCCTGCTCAACATCGCCGGCGGCTTCGTATGGCAGACCACCGACGACGCCGAGCCCGCCTGGGCAAAGATGTTCGCGCTCAACCTGACCACGGCCCTGAACGCCAGCCGCGCCGCCCTGCCCCATCTCAAGGCCTCGGCTGAGGGCCGGATCGTCAATGTCGGGGCCAATGCGGCGCTGAAGAGCGCGGCCGGCATGGGAGCCTACGCCGCCTCCAAGGCCGGCGTCCACCGCCTGACCGAAAGTCTGGCCGAGGAGCTCAAGGACACGTCTGTGACCGTCAACGCCGTCCTGCCCTCGATCCTCGACACCGCCCAGAACCGCAAGGACATGCCCGACGCCGACCCGACGAAATGGGTCGCTCCGTCAGACCTCGCCCACGTCATGCTGTTCCTGGCCGCCCCGGGCAGCCGGGCCATCACCGGGGCGCTGATCCCGGTCACGGGCAAGGTCTGA
- a CDS encoding CoA ester lyase, with protein MTRSVLYLPASNSRAIEKARGLNADAVILDLEDAVAPDAKAEARQAAVAALRAGGFSARVGVRINGLDTVWGADDLAALAGLKPDFVVAPKIESPEAVREVAARLPAGVGLWIMVETPLSVLRLDAIAGAGAPLAALMLGINDFGERMNLVLGPDREPLKPWLAAVVAAARGHGLLAIDGVVNATDDADRLGTECRQGRAFGFDGKSLIHPAQIDAANAAFSPSSEEVVRAREVVDAFASADAEGKGAIRVGYRMVERLHLDAAHRLLARHEAASTRPGDRPI; from the coding sequence TTGACCCGCTCTGTTCTCTATCTGCCCGCCAGCAATTCAAGAGCGATCGAGAAGGCGCGCGGCCTGAACGCCGACGCCGTGATCCTCGACCTCGAGGACGCCGTCGCGCCCGACGCCAAGGCCGAGGCGCGTCAGGCCGCCGTCGCCGCGCTCAGGGCGGGCGGGTTCAGCGCGCGCGTCGGGGTTCGCATCAACGGCCTCGACACGGTCTGGGGTGCCGACGACCTCGCCGCCCTCGCCGGTCTGAAGCCGGACTTCGTGGTCGCGCCCAAGATCGAGAGCCCGGAGGCCGTCCGCGAAGTGGCCGCCCGCCTGCCCGCCGGCGTTGGCCTGTGGATCATGGTCGAGACGCCGCTGTCGGTGCTGCGGCTAGACGCCATCGCCGGGGCCGGTGCCCCGCTGGCGGCCCTGATGCTCGGCATCAACGATTTCGGCGAGCGGATGAACCTGGTCCTCGGCCCGGACCGCGAGCCGCTCAAGCCCTGGCTCGCCGCCGTGGTCGCCGCCGCGCGCGGTCACGGTCTGCTGGCCATCGACGGCGTGGTCAACGCCACCGACGACGCCGACCGGCTGGGCACCGAATGCCGGCAGGGCCGCGCCTTCGGCTTCGACGGCAAGAGCCTGATCCACCCCGCCCAGATCGACGCCGCCAACGCCGCCTTCTCCCCGTCGTCCGAGGAGGTGGTCCGGGCCCGCGAGGTCGTCGATGCCTTCGCCTCCGCCGACGCCGAGGGCAAGGGTGCGATCCGCGTCGGCTACCGCATGGTCGAGCGCCTCCACCTCGACGCCGCCCACCGCCTTCTGGCCCGCCACGAGGCGGCCTCGACGCGGCCCGGAGACAGGCCTATCTAG
- a CDS encoding beta-ketoacyl-ACP synthase III, which produces MSHAVIAATGLFTPEQSISNAELVAAYNAYAERFNADHAAEIAEGDVAELTPSSVEFIEKASGIKSRFVLDKAGVLDPARMAPNIPERSNDDLSIMAEMAVAAARQAIAAWGKPVSEIGAVLCAASNMPRPYPALSIEVQQALGIEGFAFDMNVACSSATFGIKTAADFIASGSVKAVLMVNPEVCSAHLNFKDRDSHFIFGDVATAVIVEASDQAGPGGWDVIGTRLKTIYSNNIRNNFGFLNNAAPEGIGAADKLFIQQGRKVFKDVVPMVSDMIVDHARDLGIDPATLKRMWLHQANINMNQFIGRKVLGREPTPEENVIILDEYANTSSAGSIIAFHLRQQDMAPGDTGLICSFGAGYSAGTVFVRKRG; this is translated from the coding sequence ATGTCTCATGCCGTCATTGCCGCCACCGGCCTGTTCACCCCCGAACAGTCGATCTCCAACGCCGAGCTGGTCGCCGCCTACAACGCCTATGCCGAGCGGTTCAACGCCGACCACGCCGCCGAAATCGCCGAGGGCGACGTCGCCGAACTGACCCCCTCCTCGGTCGAGTTCATCGAGAAGGCCTCCGGCATCAAGTCGCGCTTCGTGCTCGACAAGGCGGGGGTCCTCGATCCCGCCCGCATGGCCCCGAACATTCCCGAGCGCTCCAACGACGACCTGTCGATCATGGCCGAGATGGCCGTCGCCGCCGCGCGTCAGGCCATCGCCGCCTGGGGCAAGCCGGTCAGCGAGATCGGCGCGGTCCTGTGCGCCGCCTCCAACATGCCGCGCCCCTATCCGGCCCTGTCCATAGAGGTGCAGCAGGCTCTCGGCATCGAGGGCTTCGCCTTCGACATGAACGTGGCCTGCTCTTCCGCCACCTTCGGCATCAAGACCGCCGCCGACTTCATCGCCTCGGGCTCGGTCAAGGCCGTGCTGATGGTCAACCCCGAGGTCTGCTCGGCTCACCTGAACTTCAAGGACCGCGACAGCCATTTCATCTTTGGCGACGTCGCCACCGCCGTCATCGTCGAGGCCTCGGACCAGGCTGGCCCCGGCGGCTGGGACGTGATTGGCACCCGGCTGAAGACCATCTACTCCAACAACATCCGCAACAATTTCGGCTTCCTGAACAACGCCGCCCCCGAGGGTATCGGCGCGGCCGACAAACTGTTCATCCAGCAGGGCCGAAAGGTCTTCAAGGACGTGGTGCCGATGGTCTCGGACATGATCGTCGACCACGCCCGGGACCTCGGCATCGACCCCGCGACCCTCAAGCGGATGTGGCTGCACCAGGCCAACATCAACATGAACCAGTTCATCGGCCGCAAGGTGCTGGGCCGCGAGCCGACGCCGGAAGAGAACGTCATCATCCTCGATGAATACGCCAACACCTCCTCGGCCGGCTCGATCATCGCCTTCCACCTGCGCCAGCAGGACATGGCCCCCGGCGATACCGGCCTGATCTGCAGCTTCGGGGCCGGCTATTCCGCCGGGACCGTCTTCGTGCGGAAGCGCGGCTGA